A single window of Oxyura jamaicensis isolate SHBP4307 breed ruddy duck chromosome 3, BPBGC_Ojam_1.0, whole genome shotgun sequence DNA harbors:
- the LOC118164105 gene encoding serine/threonine-protein kinase Sgk1, with the protein MTVKAAEASGPTLTYAKMRGMVAILIAFMKQRRMGLNDFIQKIATNSYACKHPEVQSILKISQPQEPELMNANPSPPPSPSQQINLGPSSNPHAKPSDFHFLKVIGKGSFGKVLLARHKAEEQFYAVKVLQKKAILKKKEEKHIMSERNVLLKNVKHPFLVGLHFSFQTADKLYFVLDYINGGELFYHLQRERCFLEPRARFYAAEIASALGYLHSLNIVYRDLKPENILLDSQGHIVLTDFGLCKENIEHNGTTSTFCGTPEYLAPEVLHKQPYDRTVDWWCLGAVLYEMLYGLPPFYSRNTAEMYDNILNKPLQLKPNITNSARHLLEGLLQKDRTKRLGAKEDFMEIKSHIFFSPINWDDLINKKITPPFNPNVSGPSDLRHFDPEFTDEPVPNSIGQSPDSILITASVKEAAEAFLGFSYAPPVDSFL; encoded by the exons ATGACAGTGAAGGCAGCCGAGGCGTCGGGTCCCACCTTGACCTACGCCAAGATGAGGGGCATGGTGGCCATCCTCATCG ctTTCATGAAGCAGAGAAGAATGGGGCTGAATGACTTCATTCAGAAGATAGCCACCAACTCCTATGCATGCAAGCA CCCTGAAGTTCAGtctattttgaaaatctccCAGCCTCAAGAGCCTGAACTTATGAACGCTAATCCTTCTCCTCCG ccCAGTCCTTCGCAGCAGATCAATCTTGGTCCATCATCCAACCCACATGCCAAACCGTCAGACTTCCATTTCTTAAAAGTGATCGGAAAAGGCAGTTTTGGGAAG GTTCTCCTTGCACGGCATAAGGCAGAAGAGCAGTTTTACGCTGTCAAAGtcctgcagaagaaagcaatcCTGAAAAAGAAGGAG gaaaagcaCATTATGTCAGAACGCAATGTCctgctgaaaaatgtgaaacacCCCTTCCTAGTCGGACTTCACTTCTCCTTCCAAACTGCCGACAAATTGTATTTTGTCCTAGACTACATCAATGGTGGAGAG TTGTTCTACCATCTCCAGAGGGAGCGTTGCTTCCTGGAACCAAGAGCCCGATTTTATGCTGCTGAAATTGCCAGTGCATTGGGCTACCTGCACTCCCTGAACATAGTTTATCG TGACTTGAAGCCAGAGAATATTCTGCTTGATTCTCAAGGGCACATTGTCTTGACTGACTTCGGactctgcaaagaaaacatagaGCACAACGGCACAACCTCCACCTTCTGCGGCACACCCGAG TATCTTGCTCCTGAAGTTCTGCACAAGCAGCCCTATGACAGGACTGTGGACTGGTGGTGCCTTGGAGCAGTCTTGTATGAGATGCTTTATGGCCTG CCGCCCTTCTACAGCAGgaacacagcagaaatgtaTGATAACATCTTGAACAAACCCCTGCAGCTGAAGCCAAATATTACCAACTCTGCTAGACATCTCCTGGAAGGCCTTCTGCAGAAGGATAGGACAAAGAGGCTTGGTGCCAAGGAGGACTTT ATGGAGATTAAGAGTCACATCTTCTTCTCCCCAATTAACTGGGATGATCTCATTAATAAGAAGATTACCCCCCCTTTTAACCCAAATGTG AGTGGCCCCAGTGACCTGCGGCACTTTGATCCTGAGTTTACAGATGAGCCAGTCCCCAACTCCATCGGCCAGTCTCCAGACAGCATCCTCATCACCGCCAGTGTCAAAGAAGCTGCTGAGGCTTTTTTGGGCTTCTCATATGCCCCACCCGTGGATTCTTTcttatga